The following nucleotide sequence is from Flavobacterium sp. N1736.
GGTAAAGAAGCATCAACTCTGCGATATACTAATTCAGCAGCCGTGTTTTGAGAAATTGCCCAAAGGAGTTTGTTTTGTACGATTTTGAAAAATGAAACTGTTTTTTCATCTTTTGGATCATAATCGATGCTTGTGGTATAAATATCTTTTATTTTTTGGTAGAAAAACTTTTCAGATATTCGAATCTCACGAATGCGTTGCTGCAATTCGTTAAAGTAATTCATCGTATTGCCTGATTTAAAACGATCATCATTCAATACAAAACCTTTTACAATATATTCTTTTAATCGTTGGGTTGCCCAAATACGAAATTTTGTTCCCTGAAGTGATTTTACTCTGTAACCTACAGAAATTATGACATCAAGATTGTAAAAATTAGTTTCATAGTTTTTACCATCTGACGCAGTTGTTCGGTATTTCCGAACAACTGAACTTTCATCCAATTCGCCTTCCTCAAAGATATTTTTTATATGTTCGCTAACTGTAGCTTTAGATTTTACAAAAAGATCACAAAGTTGTGCCTGAGTCAGCCAAACCGTTTCTTCTTCAAGTCGCACATCAATTTTAATATTGCCTTCCTGATTTTGATATATAAGTATTTCCCCTGTATTCATAATTATGCTGTTCGTCTATAAAATTCATTCATCTTCATTAAAAGCCATTAAGGATTGAGATAAAGTTAAAATGTAATAATTAGATTGCTAAAGTATTGATTATTTAATTAAGATGAATATGAAAAGCATAAACGATTAAAAAAGATATGTTTCTAATAAAACCGATTGTTTTAGCCCTGATGGGAGGGAAAATCCTTTTACTTTTTTCTTTAAAAAGTAAAAGATTTGGAAGGACAGCAGGAACAGCTCCAAAAAAAACGAGACCATTTCTCCTAAAAGAAACAATCTCGTTTTCAATCAACTTAAAAAAATCAGAAATATAAATTATCCGTGCGCTGCTACAGAGACGTCAGCCCATTCTTCCCAGGTTGCTAGTTTTTGTTCGTAAGTTTGTTTTGCAAATGGCAAAGCTACTTTTCCTAAAAATAGGCGTAAAGGTGGGTTTTCAGCTTCAACCAATTTAATAATTGCCGGAACTGTAGCACTTGTTTTTCCGAAAGTATCAGGATCATGTCCTTCTGCAACCGTTTTTTTGATTCCTTCATAAGCTTCGATGCTTTCGCTGTTGAATCCGTTACCCCAAATGTCTGTAAAATAGCCGTTTGGTTCTACCAAAGACACTTTGATTCCGAATTGTTTTACCTCTTGAGCTAAAGTTTCAGTAAGACCTTCAACGGCAAATTTAGAAGCGTTATATATTCCAATAAGTGGTAAAGTTGCGATACCTAAAATAGAAGAAACCTGAATAATGTGACCGCTTTTTTGGTTTCTCATAATTGGCAATACGGCTTGTGTTAACCAAAGCGTACCAAAGAAATTAGTTTCAAATTGTGCTCTTGCTTCGGTTTCGCTTGCTTCTTCTACAGCACCGTTTAAAGCATAACCGGCATTGTTGATCAGAATATCGATTTTACCAAAATGCTGTTTTACTTTTTCTACTACTGCAAATGATTCCTGACGATTGTTTACGTCTAATTTTAGCGGTAAAATGGCATCGCCATATTTTGCTTTTAAATCGCTTAGTGTATCAATATTTCTGGCTGTTGCAGCTACCTGATATCCTTTTTCTAAAAATGCTTCTGTCCAGGCTTTTCCAAATCCTTTTGAAGCTCCTGAAATTAAAATTGTTTTTGACATGATTTCTAATTTTTAATTGTTAATGGTGAAATTTTAATTGTGAATTATAAGTTGTGAATTGTTAATTGTGAATGTTACTATTGAAATTGTTTTTTGCTATTGATATTTGTTTTTTGCCATTGTCATTGATACTTAAACATGACCGTTCGGTCATGTTTTTGATAAAAAAAAAGTTATAAGCACTTTTCTTCAATCATAGATTTTAGGGTTTTGGTGATCACTTTCATTTTTTCGTTATTACCTGACATTCTTGAAATTAAATGTCCGCCTTCCATCATCGCAAACATTACAGTTGCAAAATCGTCTGCGTTCCAGTCCGGTTTAAATTCGCCGTTGGCAATTCCTTTATTAATACTGCTCGCTAAAAGTTGTTGATTAGCGTTACAGCCTTTGTTTATTTTTTCTTTTACAATTGGGTTAGTATCATCAGCTTCAGTTCCAAAATTCAATAACGGACAACCTCCGGTAAGTGGCGGATTTATAGCATTGCTAAAGAAACTGATATAGGTAAATAATTCCTCTTTTGCTGTTTTGGCTTTGCTAATTTCAGACAAAAGTCTATCGCCCAATACTTTCATATTATGATCTACCGCAGCCCAGGCAAGTACTTCTTTATTTTCAAAATGAACATACATGCTTCCTTTAGAGAGTTTGGTGGCCTCCATAATATCGCTCATAGCTGTTGCAGCAATCCCTTTTGTGTTAAAAATTGGGGCAGCTTTCTCTATGATAAATTGTCTGGTTTCTTCTCCCTTTGCCATGATAGCTTTTATTAGGTGTTTTAATTTTACAGTACAAATATATGACCGATTGGTCATATATGCAAATTTATTATGATTTATTTATGATTTGTATGGAAAATAGATTCTTTATGAAGAGAGTTTTTGCCACAGATTTCGCAGATAAAAAGGATTTTTTTCTCGCAGATTACGCAGATTTACGCAGATTTTTAATTTATAAATCTGCTTAAATCTTTTTTAAATCTGTGTTGCGACTTAGCGACTTTGCGAGATTACAAAAGCAGTATAATAAATAATCTTTTTAATCTGTGGCAAGAAAAAATACTAATGATCAGAAAGTATCATATTTGTTTTTGGCTTTTTAGATTTGTTCATTACCAATAATAATAGGGGCAAAGACAAAGCAAAAAACAAACCCACAAGAACAAACGCATCTCTGTAACTTAATAGCGATGATTGTTTGGTAACAACGCCTTCCATGAGTTTTAGAGCTTTACTTCGGGCATCGTTATATGCAAAACCTTTATGTTGAAAATAGTTTATATATGCATTAATTCTGTCCATAGCTTTTACATTATCTGGCGTAACATTTGCAATTAGTACATTTCGGTGTGCGGCAAAACGGTGCGCGATGTACGTATTGATAATCGATACGCCAAAAGAACCTCCCAATTGTCGCATCATATTATTTAGAGCCGCTCCCTGACCAACATCTTTATCATCCAGAGACGAAACGGCGAGCATCGTTAGCGGAACCGTAAGCAAAGCCATTCCCAAAGCCCTAAAAATAAGCGCTGTCGAAATTTCAAACGCACTTGTATTTAAGGTTATGCCTGACATTCGCCAGTTAAAATAAATAAACAATAGAAATCCTGCTGCAATAATAATAACCGGAGAAACGCCTTTTTGTAATAAAGTCCCGCAGAGTTTTAAGGCTACAAGTGCAAATAAAGCTCCCGGAAGCAACAACAAACCTGTTTGATACGGTGAAAAACTCAACAAACGCTGCGCCACAACGGGACTTATATAAATAGAAATAAACATTCCAAAACCGGTTACGAAAGTTAAAATAGCCGCAATACTTAGCGTTTTACTTTTAAGAACCCTGAGATTTACAACGGGTTTTTCGACTTGCAATTCCCAATAAATGAATAGTAATAATGTGGTTACAGCGATCACAGTTAAAATAATAATATATCGGGTTTCAAACCAATCTTCGACTTCGCCTCTTTCCAGAACCGTTTGCAAAGCGCCAACACCTATGGCAAGTAAAGCAATTCCTGTCCAGTCAACTTTTGCTTTTTCAGGTTTAACGGGCGGTTCTTTCAGCAGAAAATAACATGAGATCGCTACCAAAATTCCAATTGGAATATTGATTAAAAATATCCACGGCCAATCGTAATTCTCCGTAATATAACCACCAAGTGTTGGTCCAATTGTGGGACCAATAAAAATTCCTGCACCAAACAAAGCGCCTGCTGTCGATTGTTTGTCTTTCGGAAATAGCTCAAAAACAATAACTTGAGATATAGACAATAAAGCGCCGCCGCCAATGCCCTGAAAAAATCTGAAAAACACCAGCATCCAGATATTCGAAGCATGTCCGCACATAAACGAACAGAAAGTAAACAAGATAATCGAACCAATATAATAATTACGTCGACCGAGAGTCGCGCTCAAAAAACTCGTAATCGGAATAATAATCACATTGGCAATTGCATAAGCGGTGATAACCCAGGAAGTATCTTCGAGCGTTGCGCCAAGATTTCCGCTCATATGATACAGCGCCACATTTACAATCGATATATCAATTAGCTCCATAATGGCGGCTAAGATTACGGTAAAAATCAGTAGTTTTCGGTTTAATTCACTCATGTTATATTTTATACCAATCGGTATATTTTAGTTCAAAAAAATTGTTTGATATGTTGTATAATTTCCAAACACATAGAAATATAGATTTTATAAAAAGCAAAAAGTCGTTTCACTAGTATTAATAAACATACCTATGCTTGAGAAACTATATGTTTCTATGTGTAGATCAATAGGCAAAAGTTTATTTATCAGATGATAAAACCTTTTTTACCACATTGGTTTTATAAAGATTTGAATAGGCGCGGGCAATTAATCTGGTTTCGGCTTCGTTCCAGATTTCGCATTGTGCATTAATAAATTGTCTTCCTTTTTTAATAATTAATGTTTTGGCAAATATCGTATCGCCTACATGAGCGGGAGCAAAATAATCAACATTCAGGTTTATCGTGGTATAAAAATGTTCTTCATCCAATGAAAATAAAGTCGCACCAATACAATCGTCGGCAATTGCAGCGGTAACACCACCGTGTAATGATTTAATCGGGTTCGACATTTCTTCCCTTACAACATATTTAAAAGTAACTGTTCCGGGTTCTGCAACCACAACAATTGGTTTCATCCACAACATAAAAGGCGAGGGCGAAGCTGTAAATTCCCTGTCAAGGTGATCTTGTAATACTTGTAATCTTGTTTTTCGTTCCATTATTTTTGAATTGTAAATTGTGAGTTGTGAGTTGTAAAATGTGAATTGTAAAATATGAATTGTAAATTGTGAGTTGTGAGTTGTGAATTGTGAATTGTGAGTTGTGAATTGTGAGTTGTGAATTGAAAATGTGAATTGAGTTTATTTTGCTTTTGACATCTAACATCTAACATCTAACATCTAACATCTAACATCTAACATCTAACATCTAACATCTAACATCTAACATCTAACTTTTAACTTTTAACTATTTTCATACTGATCGGTATATTTTTGAATAAAAAAAGAGTTATTCTAAGTCGTTTATGATTTTATTTAATGAGATCATGATCGTAGATAAAATGCTTAAATCTCCGGTAACTTTTGCAATCATAACCGCGCCTTCAATTATGGCTATAAAAGTTAAGGCAGTTCGTTCAACGTCAATAGATTTGGCTTTAAATTCGCCCGCAGCAATGCCTTGTTCGATAAAATACATTATTTTTTCTTTCCACCAAAGAATAGCCCTTTCTACATTTTTTCTCAGTATTTGGTGTGTGTCGTCAGCTTCTGTGGCCGTATTCAAAATTGGACATCCACCGCTTGTAACCCTTAAATCATAATAATGAGAATACAAACGCGGATAAACTAATAATTTGTCTTTGAATGTTTTTTGCTTATCAATTTCATTGGCAAAAGTATCCTGAAGTTTTTTGATATTGTATTTAAAAACAGCAATTGCCACTTCATCTTTATTTTCAAAATTGCCGTAAATACTTCCTTTTGTAAGTCCCGTAGCCTCAGTAATATCGCTCATAGAAGTTCCGCTGTATCCTTTTTTATTAAAAATAGGTGCAGTTTTTTCGATGATATATTGCTTGGTTTTTTCGGCTTTACTCATAATTGAAATGAAATAACAGTGCAAATATATACCAATCGGTATAATAAATAATCCTTTTTTATCAATTTTTTTAATTTGAAGAGGATTGAAGTAGAAATTTAATTTTTAGCAGCAGCTTTTGTTTCTCTATTTTTAATATGATTTCGGTGTGCAATTCCCCAATTAATCATCTCCATTATAATTGGTCCAAAAGATTGACAATACTCAGTCGATTCATAAAGTATAGGCACTTTTGCATCACGGTCTTCCGTTCTTTTTACAAGATTATTCAACTCCATATCTTTCAGTTCTTTCGAAAGCATTCGTGAAGTTATGCCCGGAATACTTTGCATAATTTCTGTAAATCGGGTATTGCCATTGCAGATCGAATTAATGATAGGCAATTTCCATTTTCCACCCAAAACATATATAGTATCCTGAAGCGCCTGAAACTCTTCTTTCTGATTTCTAGCCATGAAATATTATTTTTTACTAAGGTATAAAAAACATTTTATTTCTTTTAAAAACACATAAGTGATATAAGTAAAGATATATTTTTTTAAGTCTTGTTGTATTTAAATTTATATCATTCACATAGTTTCGTAACTAATTAATTAAACCTTCAAACCTCTGTCCCTATGAACCTCTGTCCCTTTGCACCTTAAAAAAAACAATTTCAGTATACTCAATGATACCTCCAAAAAAGCAATATACATTTGAATTTAACTTTGTCCCGTTAATTTAAAACATATAAAAATGGACAATTTAAAAAATAAAGTTGCCGTAATCACAGGCGGAAACAGCGGTATTGGTTACGCAACAGCAAAACAATTAAAAGAGCAGGGCGCAACGGTTATTATTACCGGAAGAAGAAAAGAAGCCATCGAAACCGCCGCTTCACAATTAGGCGTTACTGCTATCGTTTCAGATCAGTCAAATGTTGCCGATACAGAAAATCTGGTTGCAAAAGTGAAACAAGATTTTGGCCAGGTTGATATTTTGTTTATCAATGCCGGAATCACTGGATTAGGAACTATCGAACAAACTACCGAAGCTTTATTTGACAGTATTATGAATATCAATTTTAGAGGCGCGTATTTTACTTTAAGCAAATTTATTCCAATTTTAAAAGACGGCGCGTCAGTTGTATTTCTATCTTCAAATACGGCAAGTATGAGTTACGCAGGATCATCTGTTTATTCGTCTGGTAAAGCGGCACTTAATTCTGTTATGAAAATTGCATCTTTAGAATTAGCGCCAAGAAGAATCAGAGTAAATTCGATTAGTCCCGGACCAACAGAAACCGAAGTAATGAAAAAAGCAGGTCTGGACGCTGAAACCCTTAAAACAATTATGGAAGCTGTGGTAGACAAAATTCCCCTAAAACAAATGGGAACTTCAGAAGACGTTGCCAAAATGGTTTCGCATCTAAGCAGCGACGCCTCAAAATTCATCACCGGAGCCAATTTTATTATGGATGGGGGAATGGTTCTTAATTAAGGTTCAAAGGGACAGAGGTTCAAAGTAGCAAAGGCTCAAAGCTGCAAAGTTTTTTTTAAAGTTAATAAGGTTCTAAGTTTTTGCCTACTGTCTTTGTTCCTATGAACCTTTGCAGCTTTGCACCTTTCTCAAAAAAACCTTTGTACCTTTGTTGCTCTGAACCTCTGAACCTTTTTTTTCATGAACTCCAAAGAACTCCTAAAACAGCATATCTCCAAAAACGCTTCATTAACCGATGAACAATTCGACTATTTCTTTTCGCATTTTAAATCGCAGTCTTTTAAAAAAGGGCAAACTATTATAAGTGCAGGCGATAAAGTGGATTGCGAGTATTTTGTGATTTCGGGTTGTTTGAAGGCTTTTTTTATCAACGATGAAATTAAAATGTATATACTGCAATTTTCGATGCCTACCTGGTGGACATCAGATTATGATGCTTTATACAGCCAGACAAAAGCAACCATAAATATTGACTGCATAAGTGATGTTGAAGTGCTTTGTCTTTCCAGTACTGATCGCGAAAAACTGTGTGCCGAATTTCATCAAATAGAACACTTTTTCCGTTGGCGAACCAATAAAGGATATGTCGCTTCTCAAAAACGACTTTTATCTTTCATGAATAATAATACCAAAAAACGCTACGAAGAACTTTTGGCGTTATATCCACAACTTTACAATCTTGTTCCCAAACATTTAATTGCCGCTTATCTGGGCGTTTCAAGAGAAACCCTGAGCAGGCTTTATAATTCTTGATTTTTTTAGCCACAGATTAAAAAGATTAAAGGATTTTTCTAGTTTTCGTGTAGTTTGTCATCCTGACGAAGGAAGGATCTTCGCGAGTAACTCGACATGCAAAATTAACTTTGTGTAGCTTCTTGCGGGGATCCTTCCTTCGTCAGGATGACAAAAATGAGAATAAAATCTGCGTGAAATAAAACAGTTATTGCGTGAAACTAAAACCACAAATTCACCCAAAAATCCGAATGTGATCTACATCACGTAACCAATTTCTATAGTCGCCGTTCCTTTGTATTGTACTTTTAAATACAATAAAAATGGAAACAACAAATTTTAAAATCGTAAGCGCAAACAGCCAAATCGATTGGACCGGAAGAAAAGTAACCGGCGCACATAATGGTACAATTGGTATCAATGAAGGTAATTTCATCTTTAATGATGGAAAAATAAAAGGTGGCAATATTGTCATTAACACGACAGCAATAAAAATTCTGGACGTTACAGATCCTGCAACAAATGCACAATTTGCCGGACATCTTGCTTCGGATGATTTTTTCTCAAGCGAAAAATTTCCTACTGCATCTTTTGATATTCTTTCAGTAAAAGAAATTGCAGAAAACACGTCTTATCTTGAAGGAAATCTTACCATAAAAGGTATTACACATCTTGTTGGTTTTGAGGCATCGTCTGAAAATCATAACAAAAACCTGACACTTAAAGGTAAACTTGTAATTGACCGTACAAAATACGATATCAAATTTCGCTCAGGAAACTTCTTTGTAGATTTAGGTGATACGTTGATTTACAACGACTTTGACTTAGATTTTAATATTACTGCCGAAGCAACAATCTAAAAACTAAACCATGCCTTACGTAAAAATCGAATTGACCCGCGAAGGAGTAACACGCGAGCAAAAACAGGAATTAATAAGTGGCATAACCAATTTAATTACCGATGTTTTGAATAAAGATCCGCATTTAACACATGTGGTCATTCAGGAAATCGAATTAGACGATTGGGGTTACGCAGGCGAACAAGTATCAGTATTAAGAGAAAAAGGCATAACAGCCGATAAAAAATAAATATCATGAAAAAACAAACTATAATCGTTACCGGAGCAGCTTCCGGTATTGGAAAAGGAATCGCCAAATACTTTTTGGACAGAGGCGATAATGTGGTCATCAATTCAGTAACACCAAGTTCATTAGAAAGCACTTATAACGAGTTTGGCGCAGGCGATAATCTGGCAATGTTTGCCGGAGATGTAAGCAAAAAACAAACCGGAGAACAATTGGTGAAAATTGCCATCGAAAAATTTGGTTCTGTAGATGTACTGGTAAATAATGCCGGAATTTTTGACAGCAAACCTTTTTTGGAAGTTGATGAAGCGTATCTTGATAAATTCCTGACTACGAACTTAAAAGGAACTTATTTTACAACACAATCCGTAATTCCGCAAATGCTAAAACAACAAGACGGAGTTGTAATTAACATTGGAACTCCGCTTGTAAATCACGGATTAGGCGGATGGCCGGCAAGTGCTCCCGTAGCAAGCAAAGGCGCAATTCATGCACTTACGATTCAGTTAGCGGCAGAATTTGGAAAGCAAAATATTCGTGTAAATACCGTTGCGCCCGGAGTAATTCGCACACCAATGCACGGTGATAAAGCCGATCAGAATGCAGGTTTGCATTTGGTAAACAGGGTAGGTGAAATCGATGATGTTGCCGAAATGGTTTATACCATTGCAAAAAGTACTTTTATTACCGGATCAATCATTAATGTTGATGGCGGAAAAGGTGCCGGACACAATTTAAACTAAAATGAGAACTTTTTTATTAATTGCTTTTATGCTCTGGAATTTTCAGGGCATAAAAGCACAAATTAAGACTAAAATGGAAAATCAGAAAGAAGTTGAAGCAATTAAAAATGCCATAGAAAACAATTATTTCAAAGGCATTTATGAAGGAGACGAAACGGTTTTGGGAAGCATTTTTTATCCCGGCACATTAGTGTACGGAGATGTAAAAGGACAGCCTTATTTTAAAACCGCAGATTTATATCTTGACGGCGTAAAAAACAGACAAAGTCCCAAAGATTCAGGCAAACCTTTTAAAGGAGAAATTTTGGATATACGTGTTGTAAATTCAATAGCTGTAGCCGAAATTAATGTTAAAATGTACGATTTTAATTATCGGGATTTTTTATCTTTCCATAAGATTAACGGAAAATGGCTGATTGTCAATAAAATGTTGACAGATGTAAGTGAATAACTTTAAATGGAGAAAAATGTGGTACAATACAAAAGCTACAAAATTATTAGGTATTGATTATCCAATAATGCAGGGACCGTTTGGCGGTAATTTATCTTCGGTTGAATTGACCGCAACAGTATCAAACGCCGGCGGACTTGGCGGATACGGCGCTTATACCATGAGTCCGCAGGAAATTTTTGATGTTGATAAACAAATAAAAGCAGCAACCAATAAACCGTATAATATCAATCTGTGGGTTTCTGATCACGATATTCCGCCAACTGGTTTAACAGATGAAAAATTTCGTAAAACGATAGAACAATATAAACCCTATTTTGATGAAGTTGGAGTTCCGTTACCGGAAAAACCCGCGCCGTTTCAATCCAGATTCGAGAATCAATTAGACGTTATTTTAGACATTCGCCCAAAAGTATTCAGTTTTATGTTTGGCGTGCCTTCGGCAGATGTTTTAGAAGAATTCCGCAAAAAAGGAATTGTAACCGTTGGTGCCGCAACCACTTTAGACGAAGCCATTTTTCT
It contains:
- a CDS encoding TetR/AcrR family transcriptional regulator — translated: MAKGEETRQFIIEKAAPIFNTKGIAATAMSDIMEATKLSKGSMYVHFENKEVLAWAAVDHNMKVLGDRLLSEISKAKTAKEELFTYISFFSNAINPPLTGGCPLLNFGTEADDTNPIVKEKINKGCNANQQLLASSINKGIANGEFKPDWNADDFATVMFAMMEGGHLISRMSGNNEKMKVITKTLKSMIEEKCL
- a CDS encoding tautomerase family protein, producing MPYVKIELTREGVTREQKQELISGITNLITDVLNKDPHLTHVVIQEIELDDWGYAGEQVSVLREKGITADKK
- a CDS encoding TetR/AcrR family transcriptional regulator, which gives rise to MSKAEKTKQYIIEKTAPIFNKKGYSGTSMSDITEATGLTKGSIYGNFENKDEVAIAVFKYNIKKLQDTFANEIDKQKTFKDKLLVYPRLYSHYYDLRVTSGGCPILNTATEADDTHQILRKNVERAILWWKEKIMYFIEQGIAAGEFKAKSIDVERTALTFIAIIEGAVMIAKVTGDLSILSTIMISLNKIINDLE
- a CDS encoding YceI family protein, with protein sequence METTNFKIVSANSQIDWTGRKVTGAHNGTIGINEGNFIFNDGKIKGGNIVINTTAIKILDVTDPATNAQFAGHLASDDFFSSEKFPTASFDILSVKEIAENTSYLEGNLTIKGITHLVGFEASSENHNKNLTLKGKLVIDRTKYDIKFRSGNFFVDLGDTLIYNDFDLDFNITAEATI
- a CDS encoding Crp/Fnr family transcriptional regulator gives rise to the protein MNSKELLKQHISKNASLTDEQFDYFFSHFKSQSFKKGQTIISAGDKVDCEYFVISGCLKAFFINDEIKMYILQFSMPTWWTSDYDALYSQTKATINIDCISDVEVLCLSSTDREKLCAEFHQIEHFFRWRTNKGYVASQKRLLSFMNNNTKKRYEELLALYPQLYNLVPKHLIAAYLGVSRETLSRLYNS
- a CDS encoding SDR family NAD(P)-dependent oxidoreductase — translated: MSKTILISGASKGFGKAWTEAFLEKGYQVAATARNIDTLSDLKAKYGDAILPLKLDVNNRQESFAVVEKVKQHFGKIDILINNAGYALNGAVEEASETEARAQFETNFFGTLWLTQAVLPIMRNQKSGHIIQVSSILGIATLPLIGIYNASKFAVEGLTETLAQEVKQFGIKVSLVEPNGYFTDIWGNGFNSESIEAYEGIKKTVAEGHDPDTFGKTSATVPAIIKLVEAENPPLRLFLGKVALPFAKQTYEQKLATWEEWADVSVAAHG
- a CDS encoding DHA2 family efflux MFS transporter permease subunit, which gives rise to MSELNRKLLIFTVILAAIMELIDISIVNVALYHMSGNLGATLEDTSWVITAYAIANVIIIPITSFLSATLGRRNYYIGSIILFTFCSFMCGHASNIWMLVFFRFFQGIGGGALLSISQVIVFELFPKDKQSTAGALFGAGIFIGPTIGPTLGGYITENYDWPWIFLINIPIGILVAISCYFLLKEPPVKPEKAKVDWTGIALLAIGVGALQTVLERGEVEDWFETRYIIILTVIAVTTLLLFIYWELQVEKPVVNLRVLKSKTLSIAAILTFVTGFGMFISIYISPVVAQRLLSFSPYQTGLLLLPGALFALVALKLCGTLLQKGVSPVIIIAAGFLLFIYFNWRMSGITLNTSAFEISTALIFRALGMALLTVPLTMLAVSSLDDKDVGQGAALNNMMRQLGGSFGVSIINTYIAHRFAAHRNVLIANVTPDNVKAMDRINAYINYFQHKGFAYNDARSKALKLMEGVVTKQSSLLSYRDAFVLVGLFFALSLPLLLLVMNKSKKPKTNMILSDH
- a CDS encoding virulence RhuM family protein: MNTGEILIYQNQEGNIKIDVRLEEETVWLTQAQLCDLFVKSKATVSEHIKNIFEEGELDESSVVRKYRTTASDGKNYETNFYNLDVIISVGYRVKSLQGTKFRIWATQRLKEYIVKGFVLNDDRFKSGNTMNYFNELQQRIREIRISEKFFYQKIKDIYTTSIDYDPKDEKTVSFFKIVQNKLLWAISQNTAAELVYRRVDASLPLLGMQSFDKKEAKAVQKTDVSIAKNYLNEDEIKLLGLLVEQYLAFAETMAQQQTPMYMKDWAERLDSILQLNGRELLSHAGKISHQMALDKSTQEFEKFKEGRKTIEIEQSLKEIEADIKRLKK
- a CDS encoding winged helix-turn-helix transcriptional regulator, producing the protein MARNQKEEFQALQDTIYVLGGKWKLPIINSICNGNTRFTEIMQSIPGITSRMLSKELKDMELNNLVKRTEDRDAKVPILYESTEYCQSFGPIIMEMINWGIAHRNHIKNRETKAAAKN
- a CDS encoding PaaI family thioesterase; amino-acid sequence: MERKTRLQVLQDHLDREFTASPSPFMLWMKPIVVVAEPGTVTFKYVVREEMSNPIKSLHGGVTAAIADDCIGATLFSLDEEHFYTTINLNVDYFAPAHVGDTIFAKTLIIKKGRQFINAQCEIWNEAETRLIARAYSNLYKTNVVKKVLSSDK
- a CDS encoding SDR family NAD(P)-dependent oxidoreductase, which encodes MKKQTIIVTGAASGIGKGIAKYFLDRGDNVVINSVTPSSLESTYNEFGAGDNLAMFAGDVSKKQTGEQLVKIAIEKFGSVDVLVNNAGIFDSKPFLEVDEAYLDKFLTTNLKGTYFTTQSVIPQMLKQQDGVVINIGTPLVNHGLGGWPASAPVASKGAIHALTIQLAAEFGKQNIRVNTVAPGVIRTPMHGDKADQNAGLHLVNRVGEIDDVAEMVYTIAKSTFITGSIINVDGGKGAGHNLN
- a CDS encoding SDR family oxidoreductase, yielding MDNLKNKVAVITGGNSGIGYATAKQLKEQGATVIITGRRKEAIETAASQLGVTAIVSDQSNVADTENLVAKVKQDFGQVDILFINAGITGLGTIEQTTEALFDSIMNINFRGAYFTLSKFIPILKDGASVVFLSSNTASMSYAGSSVYSSGKAALNSVMKIASLELAPRRIRVNSISPGPTETEVMKKAGLDAETLKTIMEAVVDKIPLKQMGTSEDVAKMVSHLSSDASKFITGANFIMDGGMVLN
- a CDS encoding nuclear transport factor 2 family protein, which translates into the protein MRTFLLIAFMLWNFQGIKAQIKTKMENQKEVEAIKNAIENNYFKGIYEGDETVLGSIFYPGTLVYGDVKGQPYFKTADLYLDGVKNRQSPKDSGKPFKGEILDIRVVNSIAVAEINVKMYDFNYRDFLSFHKINGKWLIVNKMLTDVSE